Proteins co-encoded in one Prunus persica cultivar Lovell chromosome G6, Prunus_persica_NCBIv2, whole genome shotgun sequence genomic window:
- the LOC18772633 gene encoding lysosomal Pro-X carboxypeptidase: MAKPKYFHLSLSLLLFITIITSSPPSLASRLSNFPSSRWAPRFLGKFSTSSPPKQPQPPKRQQQQPQIRYETRYFAQRLDHFSFSDSPRFQQRYLINTEHWVGPQRLGPIFFYCGNEGDIEWFAENTGFVWEVAPQFGAMILFPEHRYYGESMPYGSKDEAYKNASTLSFLTAEQALADFAVLIAELKRNLRAEGCPVVLFGGSYGGMLAAWMRLKYPHIAIGALASSAPILQFEDIVPPETFYDIVSNSFRRESSSCFNTIKESWDTLVTEGKKQNGLRQLTKTFHLCRELNSTDDLANWLESAYSYLAMVNYPYAAEFVMPLPGHPIKEVCRKIDCCPDGTSTLERIFEGVSIFYNYTGQAKCFELEDESDVGTDGWNWQACTEMVMPMSSSRDASMFQTYDYNLSSFQEECWKDHNVKPRPTWITTEFGGHDIKATLKSFGSNIIFSNGLLDPWSGGSVLQNVSETIVALVAEEGAHHIDLRFSKKEDPEWLVEQRATEIKLIEGWLEKFYQERKSKFDM; this comes from the exons ATGGCAAAGCCCAAATACTtccatctttctctttctctcctcctcttcatcaccatcatcactTCATCTCCACCGTCACTTGCATCACGACTGTCCAATTTCCCCTCCTCCAGATGGGCCCCACGCTTCCTGGGCAAGTTCTCAACCTCTTCACCACCAAAACAACCTCAACCACCGAAACGACAACAACAGCAACCACAAATCCGATACGAAACCCGATATTTCGCTCAGCGTCTTGACCATTTCAGCTTCTCGGATTCCCCGAGGTTCCAACAGCGGTACCTCATCAACACTGAGCACTGGGTGGGCCCACAGCGACTGGGCCCCATCTTCTTCTACTGCGGCAACGAAGGTGACATCGAATGGTTCGCCGAAAACACCGGCTTCGTCTGGGAAGTCGCCCCCCAATTTGGCGCTATGATCCTCTTTCCCGAA CACCGGTACTATGGAGAGTCCATGCCGTATGGGAGTAAAGACGAGGCGTATAAGAATGCCAGTACGCTGTCGTTTCTCACTGCCGAGCAAGCCCTCGCTGATTTTGCCGTATTAATCGCGGAGCTCAAGCGAAATTTGCGGGCAGAAGGTTGCCCCGTCGTGCTCTTCGGTGGATCCTATGGCGGAA TGTTAGCAGCCTGGATGAGGCTTAAGTATCCTCACATTGCAATTGGTGCACTTGCTTCTTCGGCCCCAATACTTCAATTTGAAGATATTGTGCCACCAGAAACGTTTTACGATATCGTTTCTAATAGTTTCAGG CGCGAAAGCAGCAGCTGCTTTAACACTATAAAAGAGTCCTGGGATACATTGGTAACCGAGGGTAAGAAGCAAAATGGCCTTCGTCAGCTGACAAAAACTTTCCATTTATGTCG GGAACTAAATAGTACCGATGATCTTGCAAATTGGTTGGAGTCCGCGTATAGTTATTTGGCAATGGTGAACTACCCATATGCTGCTGAATTTGTAATGCCTTTGCCAGGACACCCGATAAAAGAG GTTTGCAGAAAGATCGATTGTTGTCCTGATGGGACTAGCACACTGGAGCGCATATTTGAAGGTGTAAGCATATTCTATAATTACACTGGACAAGCTAAATGCTTTGAGCTGGAAGATGAATCCGACGTTGGCACGGATGGGTGGAATTGGCAG GCTTGCACAGAGATGGTTATGCCCATGTCTAGTAGCCGGGATGCAAGCATGTTTCAAACCTATGATTATAATCTCTCTTCTTTTCAAGAGGAGTGCTGGAAGGATCACAATGTGAAACCAAGGCCTACATGGATCACAACAGAATTTGGCGGACAT GATATTAAGGCCACCTTGAAATCGTTTGGAAGCAATATCATTTTCTCCAATGGCTTATTGGATCCATGGAGTGGTGGCAG TGTCCTGCAGAATGTATCAGAAACTATCGTTGCTCTTGTTGCCGAAGAAG GTGCCCACCACATAGATTTGCGTTTCTCAAAGAAAGAAGATCCTGAATGGTTGGTAGAGCAAAGGGCAACTGAAATTAAGCTGATAGAAGGGTGGTTAGAGAAATTCTATCAAGAAaggaaatcaaaatttgacatGTAG